From the Roseibium sp. HPY-6 genome, one window contains:
- a CDS encoding sugar ABC transporter ATP-binding protein: MDVATSASAAIVEAVNISKSFGPVPVLFSVSMDVRPGEVHALIGENGAGKSTLMKILSGFHDPTSGQIRLDGKQVSLPPNGGAEKLGIVLIHQELNLAEQMTVEENVFLGREIRRGGFLDKAAMRKSVQTFLDEIGLDIAPTDRISDLTIAQKQMVEIVKAVSRNARILIMDEPTAVLTEEETEVFFRQVEKLKSSGVGIVFVSHKLNEVKAIADRITILRDGQWIDTRPSQDLTPDTMAQMMVGRELSDLYPPMHEADVDAELVLEVKNLKAQGIDNVSFGLRKGEILGFSGLIGSGRTAVFEAVCGLSPIESGSISLFGRPVGAMNVAEARDAGLAYLTKDRKEKGLLLSKLMRPNLTLFALPKFVKHFAIDRKAEDKALDRAIRRFDVRARDPGITVGKLSGGNQQKLLLAKIMECDPRIVIIDEPTRGIDVGTKQQIYHFIAALAAEGVSVVVISSEMPEIIGICHRVVVMREGHITGVLTGDHINENEIMRYAAGLKREELH; this comes from the coding sequence ATGGATGTTGCAACGTCCGCTTCGGCGGCGATCGTTGAAGCTGTCAACATCAGCAAGTCTTTTGGTCCTGTGCCGGTCCTGTTCAGTGTGAGCATGGACGTGCGCCCAGGCGAAGTTCATGCACTGATCGGCGAAAACGGCGCCGGCAAGTCGACCTTGATGAAAATTCTCTCCGGCTTTCACGATCCGACTTCTGGCCAGATCCGTCTCGACGGCAAACAGGTCTCCCTGCCCCCAAATGGCGGTGCCGAGAAGCTTGGCATCGTGCTCATCCACCAGGAGCTCAATCTTGCAGAGCAGATGACCGTTGAGGAAAACGTGTTCCTGGGGCGTGAAATTCGACGCGGCGGCTTTCTGGACAAAGCAGCCATGCGGAAATCCGTCCAGACGTTTCTGGACGAGATTGGCCTAGACATTGCCCCAACCGACAGGATTTCCGACCTTACGATCGCTCAGAAGCAAATGGTGGAAATCGTGAAGGCGGTCAGCCGGAATGCGCGTATTCTCATCATGGATGAGCCGACGGCGGTTCTGACGGAGGAGGAAACCGAGGTTTTTTTCCGGCAGGTCGAGAAGCTGAAATCGAGCGGTGTCGGCATAGTCTTCGTTTCGCACAAGCTCAACGAGGTCAAGGCGATCGCCGACCGGATCACGATCCTGCGTGATGGCCAGTGGATTGATACGCGTCCCTCTCAGGATCTCACACCTGATACAATGGCCCAAATGATGGTTGGACGTGAATTGTCCGACCTCTATCCGCCCATGCACGAAGCCGATGTTGATGCTGAACTCGTTCTTGAGGTGAAAAATCTCAAGGCGCAAGGCATTGACAATGTCAGCTTCGGCCTGCGGAAAGGCGAAATCCTGGGCTTTTCCGGTTTGATCGGATCAGGCAGAACCGCTGTGTTCGAGGCCGTCTGCGGTCTTAGCCCGATCGAAAGCGGTTCTATCAGCCTGTTCGGCCGCCCGGTCGGCGCAATGAACGTCGCTGAAGCGCGCGATGCCGGGCTTGCCTATCTCACCAAGGACCGGAAAGAAAAAGGCCTTTTGCTCAGCAAGCTGATGCGCCCCAATCTCACGCTCTTTGCCCTGCCGAAATTCGTGAAGCATTTCGCGATCGACCGGAAAGCCGAAGACAAGGCACTTGACCGCGCAATCCGCAGATTTGACGTTAGGGCGCGTGACCCCGGTATCACCGTCGGCAAACTTTCCGGCGGCAATCAGCAGAAGCTTTTGCTGGCCAAAATCATGGAATGCGACCCGCGGATCGTGATCATCGACGAACCAACACGCGGGATCGATGTCGGCACCAAACAGCAGATCTATCACTTCATTGCCGCGCTCGCCGCCGAAGGCGTCTCGGTGGTGGTGATCTCGTCCGAAATGCCGGAGATCATCGGGATCTGCCACCGGGTTGTTGTCATGCGTGAAGGTCATATCACTGGCGTTCTGACGGGCGACCACATCAACGAAAACGAAATCATGCGCTACGCCGCCGGGCTGAAACGGGAGGAACTCCATTGA
- a CDS encoding LacI family DNA-binding transcriptional regulator, with product MSEPLDRPATIEDVARLAGVSIATVSRALRSPEKVAESTRKKVTAAIARTGYTANAMAQNLRMQRSKMVLVLASSIADPNFAGILTGLEKAANDRGYGVLIGNTEGTTGLEQNYLRFLSTGMADGLVLLTGHIPVAGEPQTPLTTLPPIVATERPVSNTEVSYVGVDDVAASKMATEYLISLGHRRITYISGGRADIRSDLRHFGYRQGLKESPESLRDWRVEGDGTSESGRAAVERLFIKDDLPSAFFCFNDNTAVGVISALQLRGYRVPGDFSVLGFDDIPFASNFSPALTTIRQPRQHIGEKAMNILLDRLANKPPDTQNHLLHGDLIVRESCAGLARKRS from the coding sequence ATGAGCGAACCGCTGGACCGGCCGGCGACAATTGAAGACGTTGCAAGGCTCGCGGGCGTATCCATCGCAACCGTCAGCCGAGCTTTGAGGTCGCCGGAAAAAGTCGCGGAGAGCACACGCAAGAAAGTCACCGCTGCCATCGCGCGCACCGGCTATACGGCCAACGCCATGGCGCAGAACCTGCGCATGCAGCGGTCCAAGATGGTTCTGGTCCTGGCCTCGTCGATAGCGGATCCGAATTTTGCAGGCATTCTGACGGGGCTAGAAAAGGCAGCAAACGACCGTGGCTATGGCGTCCTGATCGGCAATACGGAAGGCACCACCGGCCTGGAGCAGAACTACCTGCGATTCCTGTCGACGGGAATGGCGGATGGACTTGTGCTCCTGACGGGCCATATCCCGGTGGCCGGAGAACCTCAAACACCCCTGACCACGCTGCCTCCGATTGTCGCGACCGAACGGCCGGTGTCCAACACTGAGGTCAGCTATGTTGGTGTTGACGACGTGGCCGCGTCGAAGATGGCAACGGAATACCTGATTTCACTCGGCCATCGCCGGATTACATACATTTCCGGTGGCCGTGCAGACATACGCAGTGATCTGCGGCATTTCGGATATCGGCAGGGGCTCAAGGAATCGCCGGAAAGTCTCAGGGATTGGCGGGTGGAGGGAGATGGCACCAGCGAGAGTGGGCGCGCCGCAGTCGAGCGCTTGTTCATCAAGGACGATCTGCCAAGCGCCTTTTTCTGTTTCAACGACAACACAGCCGTTGGTGTCATCTCGGCACTGCAGTTGAGAGGATATCGGGTGCCGGGCGATTTCTCGGTGCTCGGGTTTGACGACATTCCGTTTGCAAGCAACTTCTCGCCCGCGCTGACAACCATACGACAGCCGAGACAGCACATTGGCGAGAAGGCCATGAACATCCTGCTGGACCGGCTGGCGAACAAACCGCCCGACACGCAGAACCACCTGCTGCATGGCGACCTGATTGTGCGAGAGAGCTGCGCCGGTCTCGCCAGGAAACGGTCTTGA
- a CDS encoding isocitrate/isopropylmalate family dehydrogenase has translation MRIALIKGDGIGVDVAEAAMAVVESALQKTGFARPSYDEIHAGAGYFSETGLDIEADGEQRAESADAIFLGAIGLPSIRHKDGTEISPHLRLRDSFGLYAGVRPVKAYPNAPQRLADPRAAGIDLVILRESTEGLFYSAATHNRSLVVNDDEVQDVLRITRKTTTKLHQYAFNLARKRRERGKSGKLTCVDKANVFTSLAFFRQLFDEVKADNTDVPVSYNYVDAQALDLVRKPWEFDVLVTENMFGDILSDLAGGLVGGMGMAACAEIGDNNGLFQPAHGSAPDIMGQDKANPLASILSGALMLDYLAEKLDQPDLGDAADLINAAVMSGFQNKALRPMEFGGDMGTRAVTEQVMSAIEEKPRLQSSVSA, from the coding sequence ATGAGAATTGCCCTGATCAAAGGCGACGGTATCGGCGTTGATGTCGCCGAAGCGGCTATGGCCGTTGTTGAGTCAGCGCTTCAAAAGACCGGGTTTGCTCGGCCTTCCTATGATGAAATCCATGCGGGTGCCGGCTATTTTTCAGAAACCGGACTGGACATCGAAGCTGATGGGGAACAGCGCGCGGAATCCGCTGATGCAATCTTTCTCGGTGCAATCGGACTGCCCTCCATACGCCACAAAGACGGCACCGAGATTTCCCCGCACTTGCGACTGCGGGATTCCTTCGGGCTTTATGCGGGCGTACGCCCTGTAAAGGCCTATCCCAACGCGCCGCAACGCCTGGCGGACCCGCGAGCGGCAGGCATCGATCTCGTCATATTGCGCGAGTCGACCGAGGGGCTCTTCTATTCGGCGGCAACCCACAACCGCAGCCTCGTGGTCAATGACGACGAGGTTCAGGACGTCCTAAGGATCACCCGCAAAACCACGACCAAACTTCACCAATATGCCTTCAACCTCGCGCGCAAGCGCCGCGAGCGTGGCAAGTCCGGCAAGCTCACCTGCGTCGACAAGGCGAATGTTTTCACGTCACTGGCCTTTTTCCGCCAGTTGTTCGACGAGGTGAAAGCAGACAATACCGATGTTCCGGTCAGCTACAATTATGTCGACGCGCAGGCGCTCGATCTCGTTCGCAAGCCCTGGGAATTCGACGTGCTGGTCACGGAAAACATGTTCGGTGACATACTTTCCGATCTTGCCGGCGGGCTCGTCGGCGGGATGGGGATGGCGGCCTGCGCCGAAATTGGCGACAACAACGGCCTCTTTCAGCCTGCCCACGGAAGTGCGCCCGATATCATGGGCCAGGACAAGGCCAACCCGCTGGCGTCGATCCTGAGCGGCGCGCTCATGCTGGACTATCTTGCCGAAAAACTGGATCAACCGGATCTCGGCGACGCAGCAGACCTTATCAACGCTGCTGTCATGTCAGGTTTTCAGAACAAGGCGCTGAGGCCGATGGAATTCGGTGGCGACATGGGAACACGCGCCGTAACGGAACAAGTCATGTCCGCGATAGAGGAAAAGCCGCGCCTGCAAAGTTCCGTTAGCGCCTGA
- the otnC gene encoding 3-oxo-tetronate 4-phosphate decarboxylase — protein MSELSTQRERMALYAKSMFDRGLTHGSTGNLSARLSDGSLLVTPTGSSMGFLDPARISHLSSTGELLSGDRPTKEMPLHEAFYDTRHGTGAVVHLHSCHSVALSLLPDIDPENVLPPLTAYGIMLLGKVRLLPFFVPGDPAMGEAVRGLAGKRSAVLLANHGPVVAGKDLEAAVNAMEELEATAKLALLLRGTQATALEPAQINRIVERFDVDWN, from the coding sequence ATGAGCGAGCTCTCGACCCAGCGCGAAAGAATGGCGCTTTATGCAAAGTCCATGTTTGACAGGGGTCTGACGCACGGCTCGACAGGCAATCTTTCCGCGCGCCTTTCAGACGGCAGCCTTCTGGTGACACCAACCGGATCCTCAATGGGATTTCTCGACCCGGCCCGCATAAGTCATCTTTCGTCGACGGGAGAGCTTCTGTCGGGCGACAGGCCGACCAAGGAAATGCCGTTGCATGAGGCCTTTTACGACACGCGTCACGGCACAGGTGCCGTTGTGCATCTGCACTCATGCCATTCTGTGGCGCTCTCGCTTCTGCCGGACATCGATCCTGAAAATGTGTTACCACCCCTGACTGCCTACGGAATTATGCTGCTTGGCAAGGTCCGTTTGCTCCCGTTTTTCGTACCAGGAGATCCTGCGATGGGAGAAGCTGTGCGCGGGCTTGCCGGAAAACGGTCAGCGGTTCTGCTGGCAAATCACGGACCGGTCGTTGCGGGCAAGGATCTAGAAGCGGCCGTGAACGCCATGGAAGAACTTGAAGCGACGGCAAAGCTGGCGTTGCTGTTGCGCGGTACCCAGGCCACAGCCCTGGAGCCTGCGCAAATCAACCGGATTGTCGAGCGATTTGATGTTGACTGGAATTGA
- the otnK gene encoding 3-oxo-tetronate kinase codes for MKLGVVADDFTGASDIALTLAEGGMSAAQFVGIPSKAPSAEIDAGVVSLKSRTAPVEEAVSLSLKACDWLLGQGCSQIVFKVCSTFDSTDEGNIGPVAAALAEHLGETSVLVCPAFPENGRTVYEGHLFVKDRLLSESGMQNHPLTPMTDPDLRRVLSRQTDWPVSHAPISSVRQGNAALTSHIVSAGKSMIIADAIENADLVTIGRAAKNRKLVVGGSGIAIGLPENFGVKDKAIAWRGLIGKAVVISGSCSLATREQVARFKTVAPSREISVEDIMDEKLSLQELVEWVLRQESPPLIYSSAEPEVVAAAQDRFGKEQSSQAVEGLFSNLAAALSQSGVTRIVVAGGETSGAVVSGTAADTLEVGPRIAAGVPALKVADRDLVLALKSGNFGGPDFFQEALSVLESRS; via the coding sequence ATGAAGCTCGGCGTAGTTGCTGACGATTTTACCGGTGCGTCTGATATTGCCCTGACCCTCGCCGAAGGAGGCATGTCGGCAGCGCAGTTCGTCGGGATCCCGTCCAAGGCACCTAGCGCAGAAATCGACGCTGGTGTCGTAAGCCTGAAGTCACGTACCGCGCCGGTTGAAGAAGCGGTCAGTCTGTCGCTCAAAGCTTGCGACTGGCTTTTGGGTCAAGGCTGTAGTCAGATTGTCTTCAAGGTCTGTTCAACGTTCGATTCCACCGACGAAGGCAACATCGGACCCGTCGCTGCAGCGCTCGCCGAGCATCTGGGCGAAACCTCTGTGCTTGTGTGCCCCGCTTTTCCCGAAAACGGGCGCACCGTTTATGAAGGGCATCTTTTCGTCAAGGACAGGCTCCTGAGCGAAAGCGGCATGCAGAACCATCCGCTGACGCCGATGACCGACCCTGATCTTCGGCGCGTTCTCTCGCGCCAAACGGACTGGCCTGTCTCGCATGCACCGATTTCAAGCGTGCGACAGGGAAACGCCGCCCTCACCTCACACATTGTGAGCGCGGGCAAGTCCATGATCATTGCCGACGCCATCGAAAACGCCGATCTTGTCACCATAGGGCGCGCCGCCAAGAACCGGAAGCTGGTTGTCGGCGGTTCGGGAATTGCGATCGGCCTTCCTGAAAACTTCGGAGTTAAAGACAAGGCCATCGCGTGGCGCGGGCTCATCGGCAAGGCCGTGGTAATCTCCGGATCGTGCTCGCTTGCAACGCGTGAACAGGTTGCGCGTTTCAAGACCGTTGCTCCCTCGCGGGAGATCAGCGTTGAAGACATCATGGATGAAAAACTGTCGCTTCAAGAGCTTGTTGAATGGGTTCTGCGGCAGGAAAGCCCTCCGCTGATTTATTCTTCAGCAGAGCCTGAGGTTGTCGCGGCGGCGCAGGACAGATTTGGAAAAGAGCAGAGCTCTCAAGCGGTTGAAGGTCTGTTTTCGAATCTTGCCGCAGCGCTTTCACAATCCGGTGTAACACGGATTGTTGTAGCTGGCGGCGAAACGTCCGGTGCTGTGGTGTCAGGAACAGCGGCAGACACGCTCGAAGTCGGCCCCCGGATCGCTGCGGGCGTTCCCGCGCTCAAAGTCGCGGACAGGGATCTTGTTCTCGCCTTGAAATCCGGCAATTTCGGCGGCCCTGATTTCTTCCAGGAAGCACTCTCGGTGCTGGAGAGCCGTTCATGA
- a CDS encoding N-acyl homoserine lactonase family protein: MTPWEVFAVKYAERNERTRNDSFLFDDDHHAQHDMDYFIWVLRQGNEIVLVDTGYDEDEGERRGRPIRLNPVEALAPLGIVPNDVSTIIVTHLHYDHAGGLQHFPNATIHLQAAEMAFATGPCMCHGTLKAPFTVDHVCEAVKRLYSGRVVFHEGDGEVREGVTVHLTGGHSKGLQAVRVLTEAGWVCLASDASHYYENFLDGKPFPIVVDMTEMFTGFQTIRKLASSDKLVVPGHDPLVREFFPTHGPDHIIRLDRGPLKWIKS, encoded by the coding sequence ATGACGCCCTGGGAAGTCTTTGCAGTGAAATACGCCGAGCGAAACGAGCGGACGCGAAACGACAGCTTTCTTTTTGACGATGATCACCACGCCCAGCATGACATGGACTATTTCATCTGGGTGCTGCGTCAGGGCAACGAAATCGTCCTCGTGGATACCGGCTATGATGAGGACGAAGGAGAAAGACGGGGCAGGCCAATCAGGTTAAACCCGGTTGAAGCGCTGGCACCACTGGGGATCGTGCCGAACGATGTGTCGACCATCATCGTGACCCACCTTCACTATGATCATGCTGGCGGCCTGCAACATTTTCCGAATGCGACCATTCATCTGCAAGCCGCCGAAATGGCGTTTGCAACGGGTCCTTGTATGTGCCACGGCACCTTAAAAGCGCCCTTCACGGTGGATCATGTCTGCGAAGCCGTAAAGCGCCTCTACTCCGGACGCGTTGTCTTTCACGAAGGCGATGGGGAAGTGCGTGAGGGTGTCACCGTTCATCTGACAGGCGGCCACAGCAAAGGGTTGCAGGCCGTGCGCGTTCTGACAGAGGCCGGCTGGGTGTGCCTGGCGTCTGATGCTTCGCACTATTACGAGAACTTCCTGGACGGCAAGCCTTTCCCGATCGTCGTCGACATGACGGAAATGTTCACGGGCTTTCAAACGATCCGAAAGCTTGCAAGTTCCGACAAGCTTGTGGTGCCCGGACATGATCCGCTCGTGCGAGAGTTTTTCCCCACACATGGCCCGGACCATATCATTCGTCTCGATCGCGGCCCTTTAAAGTGGATCAAATCATGA
- a CDS encoding putative quinol monooxygenase → MFAVTVQFKIHDGMMDTFMPLMLENAKASLEHEPACRQFDVCSDPERPGEVFLYELYDDAAAFQTHLKTQHFLAFDAQVSTMIAEKTVATYSKVSS, encoded by the coding sequence GTGTTTGCAGTAACGGTACAGTTCAAGATCCACGACGGCATGATGGATACCTTCATGCCGCTCATGCTCGAAAACGCCAAAGCGTCTCTCGAACACGAACCGGCATGCCGGCAGTTCGATGTGTGCAGCGACCCGGAGCGGCCCGGCGAGGTATTCCTCTACGAACTCTACGATGATGCCGCAGCTTTCCAGACTCACTTGAAAACACAGCATTTTCTGGCCTTCGACGCACAAGTCTCTACGATGATTGCCGAAAAGACCGTTGCGACCTATTCGAAGGTGAGCTCATGA
- a CDS encoding TRAP transporter large permease, translated as MILLFVVAVFLTTVFLGIPLVWAILLTAVLPIIVFDLGYPLQALFLNFIGGVEPNHFLAIPLFIVAGEMMSRGGVGLRIIGFARAAFGFMAGGLGMVVVGASMIFGGISGSAIADSAAIGSVMIKNMSREGYNTAFAAGLVAAAGTIGIIIPPSIPMLIYGFVGNVSVADLFLAGMVPGILFGAMFMAVCYYVGKTTNCDPGGRTTTLKELTSSFIGTAPALFMPVLILGGIFTGWVTPTEAAALAVVYGLFVTTVVYRDFKLRDLPRLLVDSFVTSSVVMVVIGATTVLGWLITLEQMPQILVGFVQEFSSGPWMFLLLVNIVLLILGLVLDPVPAILLTAPLFLPTAKAFGVDPVHLGVIMTCNVAVGLFTPPVGATLYVASRISGVGVLSIARKMAHLYLAAIAALLAVTYIPFVSMGMVHLFR; from the coding sequence ATGATCCTGCTTTTCGTCGTGGCGGTCTTTCTGACCACTGTCTTTCTTGGAATTCCCCTCGTCTGGGCCATCTTGTTGACGGCTGTGCTGCCGATTATCGTCTTCGATCTGGGCTACCCGCTGCAGGCACTGTTCCTCAACTTTATCGGCGGTGTCGAACCCAACCACTTTCTTGCAATCCCGCTCTTCATCGTTGCCGGTGAAATGATGAGCCGCGGGGGTGTGGGCCTGCGCATTATCGGCTTCGCGCGCGCCGCCTTCGGCTTCATGGCAGGCGGCCTTGGCATGGTTGTCGTCGGTGCGTCGATGATCTTCGGCGGCATCTCCGGTTCGGCGATCGCCGACAGTGCGGCCATCGGCTCGGTCATGATCAAGAACATGTCTCGCGAGGGCTACAACACCGCATTCGCGGCCGGGCTTGTCGCCGCCGCCGGTACGATCGGGATCATTATCCCTCCCTCCATCCCGATGCTGATCTATGGCTTCGTCGGCAACGTCTCTGTCGCGGATCTGTTTCTTGCCGGCATGGTCCCCGGCATTCTGTTCGGCGCCATGTTCATGGCGGTCTGCTACTACGTCGGAAAGACCACCAACTGCGATCCGGGCGGCCGGACGACAACTCTGAAGGAACTCACCAGTTCCTTCATCGGCACCGCACCGGCACTGTTCATGCCTGTTCTGATCCTTGGCGGCATCTTCACAGGCTGGGTCACACCGACCGAGGCAGCAGCGCTGGCCGTGGTCTACGGGCTTTTTGTCACAACCGTCGTCTACCGCGACTTCAAGCTGAGGGATCTGCCGCGTCTTCTGGTCGATTCATTCGTTACCAGTTCCGTGGTCATGGTGGTTATCGGCGCGACGACGGTGCTCGGCTGGCTCATCACACTGGAGCAAATGCCCCAGATCCTGGTCGGCTTCGTACAGGAATTTTCGAGCGGCCCCTGGATGTTCCTGCTCCTCGTCAACATCGTTCTCCTAATCCTCGGCCTCGTGCTCGATCCGGTGCCTGCGATCCTCTTGACCGCACCGCTGTTCCTTCCGACCGCCAAGGCCTTTGGCGTCGATCCGGTCCACCTTGGGGTGATCATGACCTGTAACGTCGCGGTCGGGTTGTTCACGCCACCGGTCGGTGCAACGCTCTATGTCGCTTCAAGGATCTCCGGCGTCGGTGTGTTGTCGATTGCCCGCAAGATGGCACATCTTTACCTTGCGGCGATCGCCGCCCTTCTGGCAGTTACCTATATCCCGTTCGTTTCGATGGGTATGGTCCATCTGTTCCGGTAA
- a CDS encoding TRAP transporter small permease, translating into MDYRDHYPAVLRWLSHLVDVCLMIGGFSIVTLVFCNASLRGFAGFDLAWSLEVTSFLLLWSTFIGCAAAVARGAHMRVTEIVERLMPHKGQRILSIAIDVIIAILLISLIYTGYNISVHTWAQKTTVLYWPVGLLYASMPIGMTLTLIFHLFNMVFDIKNPVVPHAAHSDGGEALS; encoded by the coding sequence TTGGATTACCGAGATCATTATCCGGCTGTGCTGCGCTGGCTCAGCCACCTGGTGGACGTGTGCCTCATGATTGGTGGCTTTTCAATCGTCACACTTGTGTTCTGCAATGCCTCACTGAGGGGATTTGCTGGCTTTGACCTAGCCTGGTCGCTTGAAGTGACAAGCTTTCTGCTGCTGTGGAGCACGTTTATCGGTTGCGCTGCTGCCGTTGCGCGCGGCGCGCATATGCGGGTCACAGAAATTGTGGAACGGCTGATGCCCCATAAGGGTCAGCGGATCCTGTCGATCGCGATCGATGTGATCATCGCGATCCTTCTGATCAGTCTGATTTACACTGGGTACAACATTTCGGTTCACACCTGGGCCCAGAAAACCACCGTCCTTTATTGGCCCGTCGGACTTCTTTACGCCTCCATGCCCATCGGCATGACCCTGACCCTGATTTTCCATCTCTTCAACATGGTGTTCGACATCAAAAACCCCGTCGTTCCCCATGCTGCCCACTCTGACGGTGGAGAGGCCCTCTCATGA
- a CDS encoding TRAP transporter substrate-binding protein, producing the protein MLDKKSLQRLFLSAAIVVAGTGSVLAAETLRFSHTDNPGGSRQAAAELFAEKVAEYTDGRYEVQIFPSGQLANDPKAIELLQLGGIDFTVSATGSYATHLPTLNLTAMPFLVDTYEQGWELYDNSEWLQGEFDKLPEKGFRVLSTWEAGFRSFTTNEPLASPTDAESMKMRVFPNDMIRWSMEAIGFQTVVMPITDVYLSIQQGIVNGQENPVDTIKSLRFYEVAPNITLTRHVYSPLPLTIAEKTWQGFSDEDKEAVLKAAAESAAFSRDLVKSSVDSQLTEMEEAGAKVSVPEIGPFREAVQPVYAKAKDVYGAEAVDNILSDAAAIREALPAQN; encoded by the coding sequence ATGCTTGATAAGAAATCCCTGCAACGTCTTTTTTTGAGTGCCGCAATTGTCGTTGCCGGCACCGGCAGTGTGCTTGCTGCCGAGACGCTTCGGTTCAGCCATACTGACAACCCGGGCGGTTCCCGCCAGGCGGCGGCCGAGCTCTTTGCTGAGAAAGTTGCTGAATACACGGACGGCCGCTACGAAGTTCAGATCTTCCCGTCAGGCCAGCTGGCAAACGACCCGAAGGCCATCGAACTTCTTCAGCTCGGCGGCATCGACTTCACTGTGTCCGCAACGGGCAGCTATGCGACCCACCTGCCGACCCTCAACCTTACAGCCATGCCTTTCCTCGTTGATACCTACGAGCAGGGCTGGGAACTCTATGACAATTCAGAGTGGCTGCAGGGCGAGTTCGACAAACTTCCCGAAAAGGGCTTCCGCGTCCTGTCGACCTGGGAAGCCGGATTCCGCAGCTTCACCACGAATGAGCCGCTCGCATCTCCAACGGATGCGGAATCGATGAAAATGCGTGTCTTCCCGAATGACATGATCCGCTGGTCCATGGAGGCCATCGGCTTCCAGACCGTCGTTATGCCGATCACCGACGTCTACCTGTCGATCCAACAGGGGATCGTCAACGGTCAGGAAAACCCGGTCGACACGATCAAGTCTCTGCGCTTTTACGAGGTTGCGCCGAACATTACCCTGACACGTCACGTCTACAGCCCGCTGCCGCTGACCATCGCGGAAAAAACCTGGCAGGGCTTTTCCGACGAAGACAAGGAAGCCGTTCTGAAAGCAGCGGCGGAATCAGCTGCCTTCAGCCGTGATCTCGTAAAAAGCTCGGTCGACAGCCAGTTGACAGAAATGGAAGAAGCCGGCGCAAAGGTCAGCGTTCCTGAAATCGGCCCCTTCCGTGAAGCGGTACAACCGGTCTACGCCAAGGCGAAGGATGTTTATGGCGCAGAAGCCGTCGACAACATTCTTTCTGATGCCGCGGCGATTAGAGAGGCGCTCCCGGCACAGAACTGA
- a CDS encoding Gfo/Idh/MocA family oxidoreductase → MLEGRETLRVACLGAGYFARFHYEAWRKLPRVRLVGACDRDLEKARATGLSSFDELDTMLKMATPDLLDIITPPPTHLVAIKAAIEYGVRAVICQKPFCNSLEEAKHATELAEAAGVVLVVHENFRFQPWYRTLKQAIDERLIGDLHQVTFRLRTGDGQGPGAYLDRQPYFQTMPQLLIHETGVHWIDTFRYLIGEPEAVYADLRKMNPVIAGEDAGYFILDYPGGVRALFDGNRLLDHSAENCRTTLGEALVEGTRGTLSLAGDGSVRLRHFGTQEDKVLLAPRQWEGFGGDCVKNLICHVVDGLLDGKPLENEARDYLKVIAIEQAIYQSDRLGQKIREFVSA, encoded by the coding sequence ATGCTTGAGGGGCGCGAAACCTTGCGTGTTGCGTGTCTGGGAGCCGGTTATTTCGCCCGGTTTCACTACGAAGCGTGGCGAAAGCTGCCGCGCGTCAGGCTCGTTGGTGCCTGCGATCGGGATCTGGAAAAGGCACGTGCAACAGGCCTGTCATCCTTTGATGAACTGGACACGATGCTCAAGATGGCAACGCCCGACCTGCTCGACATCATCACGCCGCCGCCGACACATCTCGTCGCAATCAAGGCAGCGATCGAGTACGGCGTCAGAGCCGTCATTTGCCAGAAACCGTTCTGCAATTCGCTTGAAGAAGCGAAACACGCAACGGAACTCGCGGAGGCGGCAGGCGTGGTGCTCGTCGTTCATGAGAACTTCCGGTTCCAGCCGTGGTACAGAACGTTGAAGCAGGCAATCGATGAACGTCTGATCGGAGATCTCCACCAGGTTACCTTTCGACTGCGCACCGGTGACGGACAGGGGCCGGGCGCCTATCTGGACCGTCAGCCATATTTCCAGACGATGCCGCAGCTGCTTATTCACGAGACCGGCGTGCACTGGATCGACACGTTTCGCTATCTGATCGGTGAACCCGAAGCCGTCTATGCGGACCTGAGGAAAATGAATCCGGTCATCGCAGGAGAAGACGCGGGATATTTCATCCTGGATTATCCGGGCGGCGTAAGGGCGCTCTTTGACGGCAACAGGCTGCTCGATCATTCAGCGGAAAATTGCCGCACCACGCTTGGTGAGGCTCTTGTTGAAGGAACGCGCGGAACGCTCTCACTGGCCGGGGACGGCTCGGTCCGCTTGAGGCATTTCGGCACCCAGGAGGACAAGGTCCTGCTTGCGCCGCGGCAGTGGGAGGGCTTTGGCGGCGATTGCGTCAAGAATCTGATATGTCACGTCGTTGATGGTTTGCTCGACGGCAAACCCTTGGAGAACGAGGCGAGGGACTATCTCAAGGTGATTGCAATCGAACAGGCGATTTATCAGTCTGACCGCTTGGGGCAGAAAATTCGGGAGTTTGTAAGTGCTTGA